Proteins from one Brassica oleracea var. oleracea cultivar TO1000 unplaced genomic scaffold, BOL UnpScaffold01260, whole genome shotgun sequence genomic window:
- the LOC106321142 gene encoding heavy metal-associated isoprenylated plant protein 26-like — translation MGALNFLSDYLSDHFYVSIRKRKKRKIMQTVNIKVKIDCDGCERKIKNAVSSMKGAKSVEVNRKMHKVTVSGYVDPKKVLKKVQSTGKKKAELWPYVPYTMVAYPYAAGAYDKRAPSGFVRKSEQAQAQPGGTDDKLMSLFSDENPNACTIM, via the exons ATGGGAGCTCTAAATTTTCTCTCTGACTATCTCTCTGATCATTTCTATGTCTCaataagaaaaaggaagaagcgTAAAATCATGCAG ACGGTGAATATAAAGGTGAAGATAGACTGTGACGGATGCGAACGCAAAATCAAGAACGCAGTTTCCTCCATGAAAG gaGCAAAATCTGTGGAAGTGAATAGAAAGATGCACAAAGTGACGGTGAGTGGTTACGTGGATCCGAAAAAAGTGTTGAAGAAAGTGCAGAGCACTGGGAAGAAGAAAGCTGAGCTATGGCCGTACGTTCCATATACGATGGTGGCGTATCCATACGCAGCTGGAGCTTACGACAAAAGGGCCCCATCAGGTTTTGTGAGGAAGTCGGAGCAGGCTCAGGCGCAGCCAGGAGGTACAGACGATAAGCTCATGTCCCTTTTCAGCGACGAGAACCCTAACGCCTGCACCATCATGTGA